TACTAATCAAGTAATTATTGATTGATTCATGTATGATTATAGACTGAGATGGATATGGTAAAGGAAAGGCAAGATTCTACCACATGCTACAACATACAAATCTCACCTAACTAGGGTGTCAAAAAGGTTTCCTGAAGAAGTAAttctgatgggggtggggggttgggtgagcctggtggtgggtattaaggagggcacgtattacatagagcactaggtgtggtacatgaacaatgaattctggaacactgaaaagaaataaaattttttaaaaaggaaggaggaagaacagaaaatattcagttacgtgagaaaaaataaataaaagaacatttcatttatacagcagaattaaaaaagaattctggagCTGAGAGTTGATGAATGATCAGGAGTTAATTAGGCTAagtggagagagatggggaacaTTCCAGGCTGAAGGGATTAAGGGCAAAGGCCGTCCTGCAAAAGGAACCAAGATCTGGAAGGATGAAAAAAGCTCAagggttgggggcgcctgggtggctcagtgggttaagcctctgccttcagctcaggtcacgatctcagggtcctgggattgagccccgcatggggctctctgcttagcagggagcctacttcctcctgcctctctgcctgcctctctgcctgcctctctgcctgcctctctgcctgcctctctgcctgcctctctgcctgcctctctgcctgcctctctgcctgcctctctgcctgcctctctgcctgcctctctgcctgcctctctgcctacttgtgatctctctctctgtcaaataaattaaaaaaaaaaaaaagcttaaggtTGGAGGGCAAAAAGCCAGGAGTGAACAGTATGAGAAGAGACGAGGGAGGTAGTAGGGCAAGACCACTGCAGGCTACAGTGACAAGATTTTGAGTATTTCTTTACTGAATGCCTTTAGGGAAATAGACACTCATACACTGGTGCTGACgatgtaaataaatataacctcTATAGAGAGTAATTTATCAATAActacaaaaagtaaaaatgttaaaGACATATATACAAGGTTATTTACTGCAACATTGTTTTTAATAGCACAAGATTGAAAACAATGCAAATATCCACTGACTAGTCGAATTGATTATGGTACatcatacaaaagaataaaatgaagttGTGAAAAAGACAGAACACACTCTGTGTACTGATATGAAAATATCTCCAAGATGTactaagtggggggggggaagcttcAAATTAAACTCTGCATAACTAGTTTTTATATTCTAAATGGGGGATATACATTTACATCAGTATTTGCTTGATTGTAATGAAGAAACTGTGGAAGCATACATAAGAAACTACAGGGGTTGCGTGGATTGTGGGAGGCTATTGGTAGGTAGCTGAAGGTAGATGTAAGAACAAGAGTGGGAAGGAGACTTTTCACTTTATACCTCTTTATCCTTTCACATTTTGCAATCAAGTGAACATATTACCTTGTCAACAAAAATCAATACACATGTGTAAAAACAATTGTGATATTTGTCTTAAAGATAATGCAAAGCCGTTGAAGACACCATCTCACACCTCCTAGGATGGCTATACTGATAAAGACagacagtaacaagtgttggaccagatgtggagaaactggaacctaCAGTTTCTACTGTTTCTACAGAGAAActacattgctagtgggaatgtaaaatgatgtggctattttggaaaaaagtctggcagttcctgaaaaagtgaaacacagagttaccatatgacccagggATTCCTCTGGAATTCAGAGCacttgtgcaaccatcaccattgGGTTGGTATAACCAATAGGATTGAAAACATATGCtcacacaaaaatttgtacataAAAAAACCTATTGATAAAAAAATTTGTACATGAATTGTCATAGCAGCAACATTCATAATaggcaaaaagtaaaaacaattaaaatgccCATCATCCGATGAATGGACACAACAGGATATGGCATATTCATTCAGTGGAATGTTATTTAGTACTTCCttcacaaaaaggaatgaagcagggcgcctgggtggctcagtgggttaaagcctctgccttcggctcaggtcatgatcccaaggtcctgggatggagccccacattgggctctctgctcagcagggagtatgtttccacctctctctctctctgcctgcctctctgcctgcctctatgcctacttgtgatctctgcctgtcaaataaataaataaaataaaataaaggaataaagcaCTCTTTCATaggacaacatggatgaacctagaaaatattatgctaaaggaaagaaggcagtcgcaaaaggccacatattgtacaattgtccatttatatgaaatgtcaagAATAGGCAAATTTATAGACAGAATGTTGATTAATGCTTACTTAGAGCTTGGGGGGCTGGGtagaggagaaaaagggaaggaaatgaggATTGCCCACTTGATGGCTAATGggcatggcatttttttttagggggcacaaaaatattctaaaattagataatggtgatggttgctcagtgctctgaatatgttgAAAACCATcgaaatgtacactttaaatgggtggattgtatggtatgtgaataaTATCTCATTAAGACTGCTTTAAAAAAGAGCAatagtttggggcgcctggatggctcagtgggttaaagcctctgtcttcagctcaggtcatgatctctgggtcccgggattgagccccacatcgggctctctgatcagcagggagcctgcttccctgtctctctctctgcctggctctctgcctacttgtgatctctgtctgtcaaataaataaatctttatatataaaaaaaaaaaaagagcaggggcgcctgggtggctcagtgggttaaagcctctgtctttagctcaggtcatgatctctgggtcctgggattgagtcccgcatcgggctctctgctctgcagggagcctgcttcccttcctctctctctgtctgcctctctgcctacttgtgatctctgtctgtcaaataaataaataaaatcttaaaaaaaaaagagcaatagtTTGAAATACTTAACTTCTAAAAGGCATTATGCCCATACAGACACATCAATAATTTATTTCAAACCCAATCTTCCCAAAAAGAAATAGTGTAGATATAAATTGCCCTAGAGCttaagaaaacataggaaataaTTCATCTCAAATATTTAGTTCGAAGCTGATAGGAAAGTACATCAAAATGTACTATGGTTATATAAGATATTACCATTGGGGGAAGCTTGGTAAAAGGTAAATACATGGGAATTATTTCTTTGCAAATTCTCGTGAgtctaaaaattatttcaaaataaaaaatattttaaaaatctgtcaaaGTCCTTAATTCAAGATGATAAACTCACTAtaaaatttatcttcttttttttatattccacaatTTTGGGATATATTTTCATTATGGGTTAGTTCAAAGTATTTAATTTCCATCATTGTTTATTCTTTGACCCAGAGTTATCTGGaagactttttgttttcttagatttCCAGAtagatatttgtatttatattttacattgtgatcagagaatacgGTATGTATTGTACAATTCTTTGAAATTtgaattataggggcacctgggtggcccagtgggttaagcctctgcctttggctcaggtcatggtcccagggtcttggaatcaagacctgcatccggctctctgcttagcagggagcctgcttcctcctctctctctgcctacttgtgatctctctgtgtcaaataaataaaatctttaaaaaaaaaaagaaatttgaggtTTATTGGttgagataaatttttttaaaataaatgtcttaagTATGCTTAGGAAGAATGagtgtttttaagttttgggtgCACGGTTTTCTATGTTTATTCAATCAAGGCTGTTATTGTGATTTTTGGAGTCAAGAGGTGATGACAAGTTGGGAGCAgaaaagatggagagaagtggaaGGAATTcagatttatttgggagacaaTACAAACTATGGTGTTGGAAGGGTACACGGGAAAGGTGAAGGAGAGCGCCATCAAGGATGACCTCCTTGGTTTCTGCCTTATGCAGTTCGACAGATGGCGGAGGTATGTAACCGAGATAGGGAATCCTACGAGGGATTAGAGAATATCTCTATTTCCCCCAAGaatgtttctttacttttcacGGGGTATAGGAGGAAGGTGGTGAAATTGAGGTGTGGAGTTGGGACTCAGCAGCTCTCCGCCCTCTCTTAAACGCTCTGAATATATCCGTGTTGCAATACTGACCACGTTGAGTTTTTCACTTCACAGGGTGTCGCACCCACCACGCGAGGAGCaggtcagagagcacaagcagagcgTCCTGGCAGCCTCCCAAAGAATTTTGCCCAGAAACTGGCTCCGCCCTCTCCTAGATCGCTCTTGGCGCcgctggccccgcccccagggATTTCCAACCCGCCCACTCCGCTGCACCCGTTTACGCCCCTGCAGAGCCCCGCTCCGCCCCTATTGCAACCATTGCTCTCCAGCCTAGCTGGGACTACAGTGATTGACGAAGATATTCTCCAGTCACTACGCCGAAAGACCAAGCGATGGCCAACTAGGCGGTAGCAGAGGCGGGTGTTGAAGCctagtgtgggggggggggggtgaccaGGAAGTGAGAACAGGGGATGAGTCAAGCTCAGTCTGTGGTGTAAAGGTGACGGGGCATCTGGTTTCCCCAATTTCCTCCTTTCCTCGACCCCAGGTCAGGGATCCGTTCGCAACTAGGACGCGGGATCTCCATTTGGCGTTTTGAAGGTGGAAGGGGGGTGTGTCTACATAAGGAAGCGTTTGAGAATCTGTTCTGAACGCCTTCTCCGTTTCGCCGAGAGGCGGGTCCTTCTAGCCTGCGGTGAGggtcctgtctccctcccccactcccggGGTGCGGGCTGTGAAATTGTTTAAGATCCTTCCGTAACTTGCGGGTGGTGAAAGTCTTCCGGACTCAGTCACGGAAAGGGAGGTGAGGGATGAGGACAGTGAGATTCACGAACTCTGCCCTTCTCCAGAGGAGTTAACCTCCAGCTGCGGCCAGAGGTAGTATAAGGTGGAGGGGCCCTGGGAGCTAGATCCCGGTAGTTAGGAacgtgtgtggggggggtgcgAAATAGGTACTGAGGGCAAAGGAATGGGTGGGGAAAAAACATTTATGTGGAGGTCGTGGTAGTTCACCGAGTCTCTCCGAGAGGCGCTGGTTTGGGACTCGGTCTTTAAATCCCCCACTGTGCGCCATCAGCtttttgccttcctttctttctccacaGGCTGGAGGAAGCACCTGGACATGTGGAATCCCAATGCCGGTAGGTGTTTGGGGGATCTCTTTTCTCACCGCAGCCCCTTTTCAGTTGAGCCCCACAATAGGAAGTTTCTGTCcgtttttcctccccctccctcacccgCTGAAGCCGTCAAACCACAGCTGACCAATGCTGTCGTCTTTAAGTATTGAGTGAGAAGCCGAATCcccttctttttttgtctttgtttgttGTCAGAGGCTCTGAGCTGTTCTAATCTCAAGTTATTCTTTGCTTCTTCACCAGGGCAGCCAGGACCAAATCCATATCCCCCTAACGTGGGGTACCCTGAAGGTTCCAATCCTGCCCATCCACCACCACCTGTCAATCCTGCCTATCCTCCAGGCCCCTTTCCAACTCCCCCAGGAGTTCCCCAGGGAAATCCAGCTTTCCCTCCAGGTGGGCCCCTTAATCCTGTGCCTCAGCCAGGATATCCAGGATGCCAACCCGTAggtccctacccacctccctacCCGCCACCTGCTCCTGGCATGCCTCTCGTGAATCCCGTGGCACCCGGCATGGTGGGACCAGGAATGGTGATGGACAAGAAGCTgcggaagaaaatgaagaaagctcATAAAAAGATGCACAAACACCACAAGCATGGCAAGGTTAGTGCCCTCCGGAGCCTGGGTAGGAAGAGGTTCCCCCACAGAGGGTCTAGGCTAGCAGGAGTGGGCAAGGGGGGATTGGCAGTCTGAGGACATGGAGCAGCCATTGTGTTGCTCTGGTAGATGGTTTTTCTTCGTAAAGATTCTACTGGTAAGAATCTGATAACCTTGAAATATTAGATTAATTGGGCCCTCTATCAAGGAGGGGCTATGCTGAGCCTTGGAATAGATATCAGAATCAAAAGCCTTTCCTGTCTGTCTTTAGCTCTCCCCAAACTTTTGCTCCACTCCCATCCCCAGATGCTTGTTTTAGCAAGTTAGACACACCCACCTTCAGTGTTCTCAAGGTTTTGTGTTAATTACAGGAACCTTTGTTTCCTACCACCCAGTGACACTCTTAGTGTCAACCCAAGGCAAGGCAAGTCTCTTCATTCTAGAAGAGTGTTAATTAACAAGTAGCTCTCAGGACATCTCTGAAAGGACAGAACCAGCCTGGATCTTGAGGAGGCCTTGATTTACATTTTACTGTCTAGTGTTTATTTGCCTTAGGGCTTTGGGCATTACTTCCTGGTTCTGGATCTTTGGTAGAAGTTTGAGGAGTAGGAAAGATGAGGTTGAAGGGGAGTGTAATTACCCTGGAGagactaaaaaatgtttttgttgactgttgaTGGGAGTGTGTATGTAAAGAACCTTGGCTAGTAGTCTCACCACTTTTTCTCCCACCTTCCTCACTTTCTCCCATTTGGGGCTTAGGAAGAAGTAGAGCTAGTGGGCACCCAGATGGTGGTTCTACTCACTTGTCTTAGACCCGTAGCTACATGAACTTTCCATGCAGCCAGTCAGTAAGCATTTGCAAGGTAGCAGCTGTCTCCTAGCACTATACTATACTAGTACTTGTAATTTATTTCTTGCCTAGGCACCGGCTCTGGTAAAGAAAGTTGGAAACATGCTCCCAATGCAGTATTAAGTTCTGTGCACCGATTTAGGGGGGGTGTAATCCATTCCTGTATGTTCACTGCTAAAGGAAATGTTTGCTTTTGCTGTGTAAGGGACAGTCTGTTTCAAGACACCTGACCTTAGGAAGCCAGAGTGCTTGGGTGGAGGGGTAGAGCACCAGAGAATGTCCCACGGAGTGATCAAAGGTCATTGGATCTGATGGCTgtctcctttcccctttcccgttacagcattcctcctcctcctcctcctcttccagcaGTGACTCTGACTGAATACAGGGCCTGGACCCTTCCCTCAAGCCTCTCCAGTTCTGCTCTCCCATCAAGCTTCAGATGCCATCCTGTACTGGGGAAAATTAGCCCTTGTGCCCCTTCTTCCTCATCCCCCAATCTGAGGCTTACTCTGCTGTTCAACCCTAACTAGTTagggaaaatgggaaaagaattACTATGGGCCAGCAAAGACCATCTTCTCACTACTTGGATAGAACTTTTAGCTGACGAGTTTAGCAGGAGAACTGTTTTTTGAGGATGGTGAGACCTTGGAGCTAAACGCTGAAGATGAGTTTAA
This DNA window, taken from Meles meles chromosome 7, mMelMel3.1 paternal haplotype, whole genome shotgun sequence, encodes the following:
- the PRR13 gene encoding proline-rich protein 13 — translated: MWNPNAGQPGPNPYPPNVGYPEGSNPAHPPPPVNPAYPPGPFPTPPGVPQGNPAFPPGGPLNPVPQPGYPGCQPVGPYPPPYPPPAPGMPLVNPVAPGMVGPGMVMDKKLRKKMKKAHKKMHKHHKHGKHSSSSSSSSSSDSD